The Saprospiraceae bacterium genome includes the window TCTTGTTCCGTAGCAAGGGGAATAGATGCACGGATAGACTTGAGGGTTTGCATATAAGGAGAGTCGACCAACCATTTGGCTTCGTAACCGCATATCTTAGGTAGGTTCTCTGGCAATTCAGAGAAATCCTCTTCGATGATCGGAAGGAGGGTATAGTTGCTCATGTTACCAATCACACCAAAGGACAATTCTGCGCCTGTTAAAAACGCTTCCACCAAGATGGGTTTGCCATATCCAAATTGGGCCCTGATTTTTTGAATGGCATTCGTCAATTCTTCAATCGTATAAGCTACATTTTCCTGGGTGATACCAAAGCTGGAGTCACCAAAATTCGGTTTTGCAATGACGGGAAAAGGGATGTTGAGTTCAAAGAGATTCTCATCTGCGGTGATGACAAAGGCATCAGCAACAGGTACGCCGATTTCGGTAGCGATGCCCCTGATCAAGGATTTGTCATAACAATATGCCAGGGTTTGAGGGTTGGAGCCGGTATAAGGCAGTTTCATAATTTCTAGCAGTGCAGGAATGTGCAATTCTTTGACCGCTTCATTATTAAAACCCTCATCGCACAAATTAAAAACCAAATCTACCTTGCCGATCAATTTTTGTAAATCCCCAATCAAGGTATGGTGGTCACTATAATAGCTGAACTTATACTTCGTCGATTTGCTCAAGGCTATCTTGAGTTTCTCGATGGTTTCAAAATCGTCAGAATCGAATTTTTCATCGGGTTTGATGATATCATTGATTGATGGGTCACCTAATAATACCGCAACATGCATCAGATCTTTGCGGGTCTTTTTGGGCGTCCATTCTTTAGTAGCCTGACCTGTAAGGATAAACCTTTGCTCCATCATACCGAGATCCTGGTTCCTTATGGAGTCAGACCCGATGTTTCCATGAAAAGCCACTTCTTTGAAACCAACCTTTTCTACCAGTTCAGTCAATTCCTCCTTTGTATAAAGCCTTTCAGCATAAAACTGATCTACCAAGACGCCTTTTTCCGTATGGGTAATCACTTCTCGTGAAATCAACCGATGGTTATCGGCAGCAAGCGACCTTTCTCTACAGACAAAATGTTTTTTATCTATCCATTCCCAACTTCTTGAGGTATAGTGATCTCGTAAATGGGCGCCATCAGCAATGTCTAATAAGATTTTTCCTGCTGGTTTGAGTACCCTGAATATTTCCTTGAGAATTTTGATATCATCATCTAGGGTTTCAAAATAGCCAAAGCTATTACCCAGAATAGTGACTGCATCAAAAGTGTCGGTAGCATAAGGTAATTTTCTGGCATCTCCTTCCTTGAAATTAATGGATAAGCCTTTCTTTTGAGCAATGCTTTTTCCCCTTTGGATAAGGTACCTTGACCTATCGAGGCCGAAAAGCTTAAAGTTGCCCTTTGTACCCAGCTCAATGAGGTGTCTACCCTGCCCACAAGCTAAATCTAAAACGACATCCCCTTCCTTGAGCTGGAGGAGGCTTGAAAATAGCGCGACTTCCGATGCGGTAATGTTGTTATCTTCCACCACATCTGCATCGGTTTTGAGGTACATGGAGTTGAAAATTCGCTTCCACCAGTCAGCATGCAAATGTTGCTCCAGGTTTTCAACGGGTCCCTTTGTTTTTGGGTTTTTTACTAAATTTTTTTTCCTTGCCAGGATGTCCGGTTTCATTAAAATGTATGCTTGATTTGAATGAGATAATAAATAAGGTACGCTTAAATTGAAAAAAACGATACGAAAGTAGAGCAATTTTTAATTCCCTGCTGAAATTGCAGGTTTTTTCTCAATTAGTAGTTTTTCATCCGTCTCTTCTTCCCTCCTGACAATGTAATTAAAGCTCCTCTGACCTGTCTGTTGCAATAGCCGGTGCTAAGGAGAATTGAGAAATGGTATTCCTAAGCGCTTCAGTCAGGTTGAGATCAACAGCAGCCAAGGCTGGCTTTAGCTGCTCCACACTTCGTGCACCGATAATGGGCGCCGTGATCCCCGGATGTGCAGCTACCCAGGCAATGGCCAGGCTGACTGGGTTGTAATGGTTTGCTTTGGCGAAGGCTAAGAAAGATTGGATGGCATGCTGGTTGCTTTCCTCCTCATAGCGTTTTTGGTACATGGTATTGGTATTGAACCGTCCCTCGGTCGGTTGCTGTTGAACATATTTGCCAGTCAGTAAACCGCCGGCGAGCGGACTATATGGAAAGACCCCCAAGCCTTCACTCAAGGCCATTGGCAAAATTTCGGACTCACATTGGCGCTTGAGCAGGTTGTACATGGGTTGCAGACAAGCGATGGGAGCGTAGTTGAATTGTTGGGTAATAGCAATGGCTTTCATTACTTGCCAGGCCGCAAAATTGCTGATGCCCAAGTAGAGAACCTTCCCCTGCCGTACAAAATCATTGAGCGTGGATAAGGTCTCTTCTAAAGGCGTTTCTTCGTCAAAATGATGAAGGTAGAATAGGTCAATATAATCTGTTTGCAAGTTTTTTAGGCTGTATTCCAGCGATTTCGTTAAGTGAAATCGACTCAGACCCCTGCCGTTGATGTCTTGCGTGAGGGGAAAATAAGCTTTGGAGGTAATGATTACTTCATCCCTATGATCCTTAATCAAGCGACCCAGAATGCGCTCTGATTCGCCATTGGCATAACCATTGGCACAATCAAAAAAGTTAATCCCTTTGTCACGGCACAAGCCGTAAATGTCTTTACTGACCGCCTCATCGGCTGCATCGCCAAAGGTCATGGTTCCCAGGCAAAGAGCGGACACTTTTAAGCCCGAACGGCCTATGTTTTTATACTCCATGTTTTTTGGATTGGTTTATATGGTCCAATATAGTAAAATGAAACCCTTCATTGACAAATCTCGTGGGCAATCCTAAAAAGAAAGCAAAAACGACCCAAGGAAGTGTGCTTTCTTTTTAGGATTGCCTTTAGATCACGAAATTTGTCAAAGAACCAACGAAAATAATAGCGCTAATGTCGCAGGCTATTTAGAGCATGTTTGGAGGTCGCTTTTGGAGGAGAAAAGTATTCATTTTATGCTGAAACGAGGCGTTTTTTGAAGAGCATACCTGGAAGGTACGGTCAAAAAAAAACAACGAAGTGTCAGCGAAAAAGGGATGGTTTTCTACCCAAAGGGTGACCTCCAAACATGCTCTTAGGCAAACCAAACGCTATGATTGAGCCGCCGGGTTCTTCTTGGTCTCCTGTAACGGCGATCACGACCAGCTGCCGCCCATTACAGCGGTAAGTGGCCGGTGTGGCAAAGCCGCCGTTGGGTAGGGTTGTTTCCCAGAGCAGCGCGCCATTATTTTTATCGAAAGCCCGGAATTTCTTGTCTTGGGTGGCGGCGATGAAAACGAGTCCGCCGGCCGTTACAATAGGGCCGCCCCAATTTTCAGTGCCTGTTTCGGGCTCGCCCGCTTTTTGCCTCTCCGGATCGTTACCTAGCGGGATCTGCCAGGTGTATTCGCCTGTGTTTAGGTCTAGCGCATGTAGCGTACCCCAGGGTGCTTTGATGGCTGGGTAACCGGCTGGATCCCGAAAGTAACCGTAGGCAGTAATATTGCGGTAGCCACTGGGTGATTCCTTTTGCTGGTCGGCAGCCCCACTCGATTTCTTTTCTTCCAATTCAAAGAGGAAAGCGATGATCGCTTCTTCCTGTGCTTGACTGAGGTGGGAATAGGCCGGCATCCGGCCGCCACCGGATCTTATTTTGGCAATTGCCTCCCCTTGGTTCATGCGCAACGATAAGCCGCGTAGCGAAGGATACGTTGGGGCCTGTCCACTTCGATTACCGCCGTGGCAGATGGCGCAATTATTTAAGTAGTAACGTTCTCCTCTGACATAGAGGCTTTGGTCCCGGCTTTGCTCCTCCAGCGATTCTTTCTGCAAGGTGATGATCTCTGGCGATTCATTGGCATTGAAAAAGAGGCGCCCGGAATTTGGGTCAAAGGCTGACCCACCCCATTCTGATCCCCCCCGCGTACCTGGGATCATCAAGGTGCCCCTCGGATCTGGCGGGGTGAAGAGCCCTTCAGATCGCAATTCCTTTAGCCTATTCAGGACGGCCAGATGCGCTTCCTCAGAGGCATCAGTGAGGTCGGCCTCCGTTATACCCTGACGAACGTAGGGTGCTGGTTTGGTGGGAAAGGGCTGGGTGGGCCAGACTTCTTCGCCAGGAACCCTGGAAGCTGGTACGGGCCGCTCTTCGATAGGAAAAAGCGAGACGCCACTTTCCCGATCGAAAAGATAAAGAAATCCTGTTTTGGAAGTTAAGGAAACCGCATCGATCTTCCGTCCATTGCGTTCGACGGTCACCAAAGTGGGAGGTGCCGGCAGATCATAATCCCACAGGTCGTGATGCACCGTTTGAAAATGCCAGCGGAGCTTGCCAGTGCGGGCATCGAGGGCGATTAGTGAATTGCCATACAAATTTTGACCTTTACGGTCTGCACCATAAAAATCGTAGGTGGGTGACCCCAGGGGGATATAGACCATGCCCCGTTTTTCATCCAGGCTCATGCCGCCCCAATTATTAGCACCGCCCGTATATTTCCAGGCATCGGGAGGCCAGGTTTCGTAGCCAGGCTCTCCGGGCTGAGGAATGGTATGGAATATCCAACCCAGCCTGCCGGTCCGCACATCGTAGGCTCGGATATGTCCTGGTGCTGCGCCATAAGACTCGGACACCTCCGAACCCAGGATCAAAAGATCTTCAAAGACGATACCTGGAGAGGTTGGTTTGACCCAGACGGAGTCCGGATTAACCCCCAACCCTTCATTCAAATTGATCCGCCCATTGTTGCCAAAGGTCGGAATAGGCTGCCCCGTCTTGGCATTTATCGCAAAAAGGAAATTTTCGGCAGTGAAGAGAATACGCTCTTCTGTGTCGTCTCGCCAATAGGCCACGCCACGCTTCATTCCGCCGCCGCGACCCCCATCGAAGGGATCAAAAGACCAGCGTTTTTCCCCCGTACAGGCATCGATAGCATATAGCCAGCTACGCGAAGAGGTGGCGTAAAGGACATCATCAATAATAATTGGATTACATTCGTACTTGCCGTATGTTGTGCCTGCTGGCACATCGTCGTGTCGGTAGGTCCAGGCTACTTCCAATTGAGCGACATTATCACGGTTAATCTGATCCAGGCTCGAATAGCTGGTGCTTCCCGCATCGCTTTTGTATACGGGCCAGGAATCTTGTAAATATTCCTCTTGGCCACAGGCGACAGCCAAAAGGAGGAGCAAAAAGAAATGGATACTGCGATGCATAGGTTATTCCTTTACCGTCCAAATGAAAGAGCCATCTAACAAATCGAGGTAGTTGTTTTGTAGCTTCTTTTTAAGTTTCGCCTTTTTTTGAGCGTGGCCTGTCAAGAGATTGCGGGCTTCGCCAATATCCGTGGAAATGTCGTAAACTTCAAAATCGACGAGTTTGGCTGCTTTGATTTCGGCAATGTTTTGGTCATTGAGGTTTTGGTATTTCTTCTCCAGATCCAATTTCGCCAAAACTTTCCATTTGCCATCCCGCATGGCCACTCGGTGTTCATTCAGTGCATTGTAGTAAGCCCAGATCAGCGGCTTTTTGCGGCTTATTTTTTTGTTGTTTAAAGCGGGTAAAAAGCTGGTGCCGTCTAATTGGAGCGTTTCCGGTACTTGTGCACCCGCTAATTGGCAAAAACTGGGCAAAAAATCCAAGGCGGAGACGACCTGGTCTGCGGTTTGTCCAGCTTTGATGCCCTGGGGCCAGCGCATAATGCCCGCCACCCGAAAACCAGCATCGGTTGTCCATAGCTTCATCCCGCGTAGGGGCGTTGCCCTGCCATAGGAGTAACTGGCGGCTGGGTAACGATCGAGGGTCTCTGGACCGTTGTCGGCGGTGAAAACGACGAGGGTGTTCTCATCCAGGGAAAGCCGTTTCAGGGCGTCTAAAAATTTGCCGACGGCTATGTCTACATTTTCGACATTGGCAAAAAAAGTGGCTTCTTTTTCATTTTTGGCGACATTCCGGTAGCGGTCTACGATTTCCGCCGGAGACGCAACGGGCTCGTGTGGCTCGTGAAAGGCCAGGTACAAGAAAAAAGGTTGCCCTGGCTTTTCCTTCGTTTGTTTTTCCAGCCATTGAATGCCTTCCTGGGCCACGATTTGGCAGCTATAGCCTTCCACCTCGCCAATGGCCTGACCATTTCTGACAAAATTTTGCGGGTTTTGGTGGGAGGGCGCCGCATTGTTTTGGGTGGCCAGCCAGTGGTCAAACCCTGCCTCGCCAGGCTGCGGCTGCACTCCTGAATTGAATAGGGAATTGCAGTGCCATTTGCCTGCCATCGCAGTGGCATAACCCGCTTTTTTCAAGAGAAGCGGAATGGTGGTTTCCTCTCGGCGCATATGCACTTGCTCCCGGGCATCTGGTTTCGCCTCCGCAGCTGGCGGAATCCAATCGAAAACCCCAGCCCGATTGGGACTGCGTCCCGTTAATAGCCCCACGCGGGACGGTGAGCAGACCGGTGCGGCAGAATAAAAATTGGTGAAGCGAATGCCCTCAGCGCTCATCTGATCCAGGTTGGGGCTTTTGATATAGGGGTGGCCATAAACAGCCAGGTCGCCATACCCGAGGTCGTCACAAAGAATGACCACAATATTAGGGCGACTATTCTGGGCAAGTAGCTCACTGCTGGTGGAAAAGATAGCAAGCAGCAAAAAAAATAAAAATGGTAGGTTCTTCATGGAAATGGTTTGTCGGTTTGTTTACAGGCAAGTTACTAAAAAGTAAATTTGCTGAAAAGAGATAATCAGTAGTTATTGACACATAGGTCAAAAAGCACTAAATTTGGAGGGCAAAATACCGTTTCGACTTTCAAACATGTGTTCAATCTTATAAAGTTGGTTATTAACAGACCTCAGATGACTAAATCATTAATTCTATTTTCAATGTTGGGAGCTTGTTTAATTAGCTTTCAAGTGGAATCCTCTTATCCAACGACCTCCAATTATAAATCTTTTGTGGAACAACATTACGCTGGTAGTGTTAAAGAATTTGAAACCCAAATAAATTCTACCATACGTTATCCAGCGATGTCGAGGCATCGTTGTGAAATTGGGGAAGCAATTGTTGAAATTAAAATAGCGGATAGCAAGGTTAAGCAAATTACTTTTAATAACCGCTTACCAAAATTATTGGAGGAGCAAATTACTCAAACCATAATGTCTACTAATGGGCAATGGAAGCCTAGCGCTTCAGGTGAAGTTTTAGAAATGAGCTTTGGTTTTCAATTAGGTTTTGAAATCCTAATAGGCGGCGATTTTAAAGTGCAAGCCATTCCGTTATCAGGGAGTACTTCCTGCGAAGCCACTGAGGAAATAGAGGCTAGTGTCAAAAAGTGGATGGCCAAAAAGAAGTACCAAAAAGCACTAGCAAATTGCGAAAAACTATTGAGCCGTTATCCCCGTAATAAAGAATATCTGCTCTGGTATGATAAGTTACAAGCTGAGCTGAATTAGGCCAGGCATATAATTTTCAGTTGCCATTATATTTATCTTGGCAATAGCAGTTTCAATAGTGTTTTTTTAACCTCCTCATCATACCCCTCTATCACCTTAAGGACCGTCCCCTCGGCGTCAATTAAAGCAAAGGAGGGTGCAAAGTAAAGAGAGAAACTTTCAATCATATGGCTCTCCTGTCCAAAAGCGGTAAAGGGGAAATTCTTTTTTGCCAAATATTTTTTCAAAACAGAACCCTTATTTTGGAAACTGCTGTAGTAAATATTGATGTCAGGGTTAAAATGGTAGCCTTCCTTTTGCCAATCTTTTAAGGCGATTTCACAAGGTGCACAACCGATGAAGGAAAACAGGATTAAACTTAATTTTCCTGGAGTCCCATAAATAGCGGTTTCCTGGCCGTTTATATCGATGAAGGTTTTGGCCGCCACCTTTTCTCCTACTTTAATGGGGGTCCATTCGAAGGCTTCAAATTCATCTTCCGACTTAATGTTGGTATAGTCCAGTAGTTTTAAGCGCTCCAATGTTTTTAGATTAAAGGAGGTATTTTCATAATGGTAGTTGCTAAAATAATGATTAGCTATTTGTAGGGTATCTTCGCTACTGATAATGATGTCCTGTATCTGGTGAATATTGCCCGCCTCGGCAGCGATGTAATACAATCGTTGATACCTGATGATCTGGCTGCTATCCGACATGGATTTTCTTTGGGTTTCCTTTTTATAAATATAGCTTCTTTTGTGGTTGATCATCGTCTCAAAAACGCTATCAAAATCAGAAAAAGCGGGAACCTGCATCGGATTAACCGCAAAAAAAGACAGATTGGAAAAATAGTTTGGATCATCTTTAATCTCCTCTTCCTCAAAACTTACCCTTATCTTTTCTGCATGCTTGAATTTTTCATAATGGAAACCATCAAATAGGTGTTCTTCCTTTCCCGTAAGAGCGTGTATTCCGAAGCCGTGGTAACTGCTATCTGTTTTGAAATAAACGATACTGGCAGTATCTGCATAATGCGTTTCGTTAAAAATATTATCCGTTTCATTGATGTAATCATAACTGATTACCTGGCTATCTTTTTGCTTTTGAAGGGCTTTGAGGAGCGTTTTTTCAGCGGAATTGGTCGCACAGGATGCTAAATAGGAAGCGGTGATAAGTAAAAGGAATAGCTTAGAAAATTTCGTCATTTTATAGGATAGGTTTAGCTATAATAGACCAATATCTGTGCGCTTGGGTTGGTAATAAAGGTTTATATAGTAGTCCATGGCCCATTGCGGCTATTGACCATGGACCCTAATTATTCTATAATCGCCTGGTATACCATGGTTTGAAACGTCTCCCTAGCCTGTAAATGATTGTAGGGCATCAATTGAATCATCAATAGTATAATCATGTCTTCTTTGGGGTCAATTCTGAAAAAAGTACCGGCGGCTCCGCCCCAGCCATAACTTCCTTCGGAACCGATTGCTTCTGTTGCGGCCAAATCAGTGGTGACAGAAAAACCTAAGCCAAAACTTATTCCTTTTCCAGGCAATACAATTGGGCCTCCGGCATGTGTAATACCTTGGGTGTGATCTTTCGTCATCAACTCAATGGTTTTCGGACTTAGTATTCTCGCCCCATCCAGTTCACCCCCATTCAACAGCATTTGGGAAAAGCGCATATAGTCCATCGTCGTGGAAACAAGGCCACCACCTCCGGAAAACATGGTTACTTCTTTCGTATACCGACTTGTTTCAGGATGGTCGATCACCTTCAGTTTACCCGATTCCTCGGTGGTGTAATTAGTGACAAACCGGTCATCTTTTTCATCAGGGACTTCAAAATGGGTATCTTCCATACCTAGTGGTTTAAAAATATGAGTGGAAAGGAATTGATCCAAAGGCTGGCCGGAAAGTACCTCTACCAAATAGCCACAAACATCGGTAGAGACACTATAGCGCCATCCTGTTCCCGGTTCGTAATAAAGGGGTAGAGTACTCAGGTGCTGGACAAAGGCTTTGTTGTCTTTCATCGCAGAGCGATTCGCACTCTTATACAAGGAATCTACATAGGTATTAGGGCCCCAGCCGTAGCCAAAGCCAGTCGTGTGGCGAAGCACATCTATGATCCGAATGTGGTTTTTGGCAGGAGCGGTTTCCCTGCCTCCGGTATGAACCCGGAGGTCTTTCATTTCGGGGATGTACTTATATAGCGGGTCATTTAATTGAAATTTTCCGTCCTCATAAAGCATCATTAAGGCGACCGAGACAATGGGTTTGGTCATTGAGTATATACGCCAAATACTATTGTCTTCTAGTGGTTGTTGACGGTCCAAATCGGCAAAACCATAGGTGTCAAAATGCACCAATTGGCCTTTTCGAAGGATCGCCGTTTGTACACCAGCCAATTGTCCATGGTCTACAAATTCGTGCATTTGTTTGTCGAGTTTATCCAAACGCGCACCGGAAATGCCGACAGATTCGGGAAGCCCAATGGTTGGCGCATGTTGTGCATAAATGGAAGTAACGAAAAACAAGAACAGTAGGTTGGTGCTTAGTTGAATCTTCATTTTTGTTTGATTTTGAGCATTACAACGAAATTTTCATGAAAATAGAACCTTCTCCCGCAATAACCCAAAACTTTATTAAATTTAGGACATAACAAAACGAAAACACCTTTATTCAAATGATAAGGAAGTATAAATACACGATCCAATGTCTTGGGGTAACAGGCCTTTTGTTGCTTAGCATAGCCTGCCAGGAAGAGTCAAGCATAGACCTACCAATCAAAGACCCCGCCACCCATCAAGCCATGCTGGATTCATTGGCAAAAGCCATGGACTGGCCGAGTGCGCTCGATTTCGCCTATTTTGTCGGTCCAGATGTTACCCCCAGTCCTGCTTGCCTGGCCGTCGCTCCTACGGGGGAAGTATTTGTAGGTGTGGATATGATTGGTTCCTTAGGAAAGGAGCCTGGCAAGGGGCGCATTGTCAAATTGATAGATGCCAACCATGATGGGGTAGCGGATATCCATACCGTTTTTGCAGAAGTAGATAATCCTCGAGGCTTGCTGCCAATCGGGGATAAAGTATATGTGCTTCATACCACTTTTTCGGAAGAAACCAAGATCGCGAGTGGAATGGATTTGGTGGTATTTGAAGACCTGGATGAGGATGGTATGGCTGATGGCCCGTCAAAGCCTTTAATACAAAACATCAGCTCTCCCAAGTTTCTGCAAAGCCGCGGAACCGATCACGCCACTAATGGGATTCGTATGGGGATTGATGGCTGGATTTACATTGCGGTGGGAGATTTCGGCTTCCATGATGCGGTGGATCGGTCGGGTAAGAAGATGACCATGTTGGGCGGCGGCATCGTCAGGGTCCGGCCTGATGGCACAGAAATGGAGGTTTATACACATGGTCTTCGCAACATTTACGATGTTGCCATTGACCCATTTATGAATATCTATACCCGAGGCAATACCAATGATGGCGGCGGCTGGAACATCCGATTTGCCCATCAAATTCAATCTGGAGAATATGGTTACCCTGTTCTTTTTAAGCATTTCACGGATGAAATTTTGCCGGCCCTGGTAGATGTCGGTGGCGGATCCGGGACGGGATCACTATTTATGGATGAACCCAACTGGCCAGGCCAATATAATAAGGTGCCCATGATGTCTGATTGGGGCAGAAACAGGCTATTTATTCATCGATTAACCAATGATGGAGCCAGCTTTAAACAAAAAGAGGAAAACTTCATTGAATTGTCTCAAATCACAGACCTGGATGTTGATGGTGCTGGCCAACTATTCCTCTCTGCCTGGGATGGTGCCGGTTATCGCGGTGACCCTGATAAGGGATATGTTATTCGTGCGGTACCCAAAGATTGGACCTACAAAACCTTCCCGAACCTTAAAGACGCTTCTTTTAAAGTGTTAGCTAAGTTATTAAAAAGCGAAAGTGCGGTGGCGCGTTTGCATGCACAACAAGCTTTGCTCTCCCGGCCAGCAGAAAAAGCGGCTTCCATTGCCTGGAAAGTGGCACAAGATAAAAAACTGAGCAAGGAGGCACGTGTAGCAGGCATTTTTACCTATGCACAAATTGCAGAAAAGGAGGGCATTGAAAAACTACTCCAACTCGCCCAGGACACTGCCGTGCAAGCCTTCGTCTTGAGGGCCTTGGCCGACCGTAAGGGCTGGGTTGACCAGGTTCCCTTGCAGCCATTTATTGAGGGGATGAGCAATCCGTCTGTCCATGTTCAAATTGCAGCCATGGTCGGCATGGGAAGACTCGGTAAAATCGAAGCTGCCCAATACTTGTTGACGGTGCCTGTTCCGGCCTCGGCCGTGGCGCCAGCCAAGGGGACAGAGGGCCTTCACGCCACGCCCAATTCAGCCATTATTCCTTCGCACATCGCCATTCGCTCCCTGGTGAGTCTTAATGCCGTGGAGGCCTGTGTTGCAGCTATTGTTGGCGAACAATCCGATTTAGCCATTCGAGCCTTGCGCTATATGCACGATCCGCGGGCTGTAGATGGACTGATTACCGCCTATCAAACCACCGAAGCAGAAGGATTAAGGCCCAAAATACTCAGTACACTTTCTCGCCTATACAAAAAAGAAGCACCCTATGATGGCTCCTGGTGGTGGAGTACCCGGCCAGATACCCACGGCCCTTATTACAAACCCGTCACCTGGGAGGCTTCCGAAACCATCGCCGCCTTTCTAAAAGAGGAATGGGCGCAAGCTGATGCCACAGAAAAAACTTTTTTTGCCGATCTCAATGGCAAAAACCAAATGGGAATTGAAGCTTTTGGAGGAGAGGAAGAGGATGTGGTACTGGCAGATAACGACATCAACCTTGGTCAGATCAGTAATAAGAAAGGACAGGTTGGCAAAGCCTCTATTGAGGATGTCATGTTAGCGATAGCGGATATTAAGGGCGATCCTATTGCCGGTGCAAAATTATTTACCCAACAGGGATGCGTCGCTTGCCATAGTCTCCGCAAAAGCGAGCCGCTGAAAGGCCCTTTCATGGGACAAGTGGGCTCTATTATGACCCGAGACCAAATCGCAGAATCGATCCTTAAACCGAATGCTTCTATCTCTCAGGGTTTTGCATCGGTGGTGATTACGGCCAAAGGGGATAAGAGTTATGTAGGCTTTATATCTGAAGAATCGGCGGAAAAGGTAGTCATTAGAAACATTGCAGGCCATGTTTTTACAATCAAAACGGAAGATATCTTAACCCGAGAGGAGTTGGAAATGTCGATGATGCCGTCGGGGCTAGCCAATGCCCTCTCTTATGAGGAGTTTGCTGCCTTGGTCACCTTTTTGTCCCAGCAGAAGGGGTGAGAAAAATAATTGCTGGGCGAAAACAGGCTCTAAAAGAAACAATGAATTTTTAGAAAATAGGTTCAACCTTCCAACGCATATGAAAAATCATCTCAATCGACGTCATTTTATCCAACGATTGGCCCTATTAGGGGGCGTTTCGATGGTACTTCCTTTTGGGTGCAAAGAAAGTATCCCAAATGATATCCGGATCAGCAGGATTGTCCAGTTCACCTTTAAAGGGAAACGGCCTAAATTCGTAGGAAAAAATTCGCGACTTGATGACCATACCGAATTTGGCAGGGATAGAGGCATCTTGGTCTTTACGGATAATGGCTTGGTTGGAATCGGAACATATCGGGGCGATCGGAACTCGATGCAAGCTTTTTTGGGTAAGAGTTTACTGGATTGGTATAATGAGGCTGAAAAGAAATTTGTATTGGGTGAGGACAATCGGGGTACGATGGCCTTTTGGGATGTGTTGGGTCAGCATTATAAAAAGCCGCTTTGGCAGTTATTAGGTACCTCAAAACGGGAGAAAGTACCTTTATATGATGGCACGATCTATTTTCAAGACTTACTGCCTCAATTTGCTGACAATTACATGGATCAGTTCAAAAAAGAATTTGATATGGGAGTGGCAGCGGGGCACAATTTTTTCAAAATGAAGGTGGGCCGAGGGGCCAAATGGATGGAGGCAGCAGCTGGCTATCAAAGAGACCTAGAAATCTTAGCGGCTTGCCGGGAATACATTGGACCTGACATTAAAATAGGGGTAGATGCCAACAATGGAATGAATTTGGAATCGACCAAACAAATGCTAAAAGATTTACCCAATTTTGA containing:
- a CDS encoding methyltransferase domain-containing protein yields the protein MKPDILARKKNLVKNPKTKGPVENLEQHLHADWWKRIFNSMYLKTDADVVEDNNITASEVALFSSLLQLKEGDVVLDLACGQGRHLIELGTKGNFKLFGLDRSRYLIQRGKSIAQKKGLSINFKEGDARKLPYATDTFDAVTILGNSFGYFETLDDDIKILKEIFRVLKPAGKILLDIADGAHLRDHYTSRSWEWIDKKHFVCRERSLAADNHRLISREVITHTEKGVLVDQFYAERLYTKEELTELVEKVGFKEVAFHGNIGSDSIRNQDLGMMEQRFILTGQATKEWTPKKTRKDLMHVAVLLGDPSINDIIKPDEKFDSDDFETIEKLKIALSKSTKYKFSYYSDHHTLIGDLQKLIGKVDLVFNLCDEGFNNEAVKELHIPALLEIMKLPYTGSNPQTLAYCYDKSLIRGIATEIGVPVADAFVITADENLFELNIPFPVIAKPNFGDSSFGITQENVAYTIEELTNAIQKIRAQFGYGKPILVEAFLTGAELSFGVIGNMSNYTLLPIIEEDFSELPENLPKICGYEAKWLVDSPYMQTLKSIRASIPLATEQELINHSLKLFERLDCKDYCRFDWRLNSEGEPKLLEVNPNPGWCWDGHLAKMSSFGGIDYGQMLEAIIDAAIQRYNPMN
- a CDS encoding aldo/keto reductase, with the protein product MEYKNIGRSGLKVSALCLGTMTFGDAADEAVSKDIYGLCRDKGINFFDCANGYANGESERILGRLIKDHRDEVIITSKAYFPLTQDINGRGLSRFHLTKSLEYSLKNLQTDYIDLFYLHHFDEETPLEETLSTLNDFVRQGKVLYLGISNFAAWQVMKAIAITQQFNYAPIACLQPMYNLLKRQCESEILPMALSEGLGVFPYSPLAGGLLTGKYVQQQPTEGRFNTNTMYQKRYEEESNQHAIQSFLAFAKANHYNPVSLAIAWVAAHPGITAPIIGARSVEQLKPALAAVDLNLTEALRNTISQFSLAPAIATDRSEEL
- a CDS encoding sulfatase-like hydrolase/transferase, which gives rise to MKNLPFLFFLLLAIFSTSSELLAQNSRPNIVVILCDDLGYGDLAVYGHPYIKSPNLDQMSAEGIRFTNFYSAAPVCSPSRVGLLTGRSPNRAGVFDWIPPAAEAKPDAREQVHMRREETTIPLLLKKAGYATAMAGKWHCNSLFNSGVQPQPGEAGFDHWLATQNNAAPSHQNPQNFVRNGQAIGEVEGYSCQIVAQEGIQWLEKQTKEKPGQPFFLYLAFHEPHEPVASPAEIVDRYRNVAKNEKEATFFANVENVDIAVGKFLDALKRLSLDENTLVVFTADNGPETLDRYPAASYSYGRATPLRGMKLWTTDAGFRVAGIMRWPQGIKAGQTADQVVSALDFLPSFCQLAGAQVPETLQLDGTSFLPALNNKKISRKKPLIWAYYNALNEHRVAMRDGKWKVLAKLDLEKKYQNLNDQNIAEIKAAKLVDFEVYDISTDIGEARNLLTGHAQKKAKLKKKLQNNYLDLLDGSFIWTVKE
- a CDS encoding pyrroloquinoline quinone-dependent dehydrogenase, whose amino-acid sequence is MHRSIHFFLLLLLAVACGQEEYLQDSWPVYKSDAGSTSYSSLDQINRDNVAQLEVAWTYRHDDVPAGTTYGKYECNPIIIDDVLYATSSRSWLYAIDACTGEKRWSFDPFDGGRGGGMKRGVAYWRDDTEERILFTAENFLFAINAKTGQPIPTFGNNGRINLNEGLGVNPDSVWVKPTSPGIVFEDLLILGSEVSESYGAAPGHIRAYDVRTGRLGWIFHTIPQPGEPGYETWPPDAWKYTGGANNWGGMSLDEKRGMVYIPLGSPTYDFYGADRKGQNLYGNSLIALDARTGKLRWHFQTVHHDLWDYDLPAPPTLVTVERNGRKIDAVSLTSKTGFLYLFDRESGVSLFPIEERPVPASRVPGEEVWPTQPFPTKPAPYVRQGITEADLTDASEEAHLAVLNRLKELRSEGLFTPPDPRGTLMIPGTRGGSEWGGSAFDPNSGRLFFNANESPEIITLQKESLEEQSRDQSLYVRGERYYLNNCAICHGGNRSGQAPTYPSLRGLSLRMNQGEAIAKIRSGGGRMPAYSHLSQAQEEAIIAFLFELEEKKSSGAADQQKESPSGYRNITAYGYFRDPAGYPAIKAPWGTLHALDLNTGEYTWQIPLGNDPERQKAGEPETGTENWGGPIVTAGGLVFIAATQDKKFRAFDKNNGALLWETTLPNGGFATPATYRCNGRQLVVIAVTGDQEEPGGSIIAFGLPKSMFGGHPLGRKPSLFR